The Candidatus Edwardsbacteria bacterium DNA segment GGTGCTGGGCGCTGTCCCCTGTCCGCTTTCAACGGTTTCCTGCTTTTTTTCCTCTTCCATTTTTTTATCTTTCTTGTCGTTATTTTTTTCTATTCTGGGAAACAGCGGCTCCCCGGCCGTGATCTTCTGGCCCGGCTTTAAAAGCCCCCATTCCGAGGCTTTAGTCAGGGTGATGTCCTTTTCCTCTACGCCCAGCTTGGCCAGCAGCTCCCGGCACTTGTCCGGCATCACCGGGGACAACAGAATGCTGGCGATGCGCAGGGCTTCGGCCGCATTGTACAGCACAGTATTGATGCGCTCCTGGTTGCCCTGCTTGAACAATTTCCAGGGGGCGTTGGATTCCACGTAGCGGTTGGTCAGCTTGACCAGGTCCAGCACCGAAACAATGGCCTGGTTCAGGTCGAACTGCTCGACCTGCGATCTTATCCTTTCGCCCTGCGCCAGGGCCTGGGCTTTAAGCTCCTCGTCCGGGCCTTCCATCGTTCCGGACTGGGGCATCGCCCCCTGGCAGTAGGATTCCACCATCTTGAACACCCGGCTGGCCAAATTTCCGTAATCGTTGGCCAGATCGGAATTGATCCGCTGCTCCATCCGGGCATAGCTGAAATCCCCGTCGCCGGTGGTGGAGATCTCGGACAGCAAAAAATACCGGGTCTGGTCGGTGCCGTAGCGGGCGGCGATGACCTCGGGGTCTACCACGTTGCCCAATGACTTGGACATCTTCTGGCCGTCGGCCGTGATGTAGCCGTGGACCAGCAGCTTGTGAGGCAGAGGCACCCGGGCCGACAGCAACATGGCCGGCCAGTAAACCGCGTGAAACCGGATGATCCCCTTGCCGATCACGTGGATCCGCTCGGGACAGTCGGTCCAGAACATTTTGAACAGCTTCCCGTCATCGGCATAATCCAACGCATTGATGTAGTTGGCCAGGGCGTCGAACCAGACATAGACCACCTGGGCGGGGTCGCCGGGAACCGGAATCCCCCAGCCCTTGGCCCGTTCCTTGGAACGGGAGACCGAAAAATCCTCCAGCCCGCCTCGGATGAAAGACAGCACCTCGTTCTTGCGGGTCCTGGGTATGATCAGATATTGGTCTGATTCTATTATCCTCTCCAGCTGCTGCTGGTACCTGGAAAGCCGGAAGAAATAATTTTCCTCTTCGATGCGCTCCGGAACGGTGTCGTGCTCGGGACATTTGCCGTCGGTCAGTTCGTCCGGGGTGTAGAACTGTTCGCAGCCCACGCAGTACAGACCCTGGTAGCGCTTTTTATATATGTCCCCGCTGGCCAGACAGGCCTGCCATAATTTCTCCACCCCTTTCTTGTGCCGCTCCTCGGAGCTGGTGCGGATGAAATCGTCGTTGGACAGGTTGAGATAGTTTTTAAGTTCGGCAAAATATTTGGCGTTCCGGGCCACCAGCTCGGCGGTCCCTATTCCCTCGCTCTCGGCGGTCTGGACGTTCTTCAGGCTGTTCTCGTCCGATCCGGTCAGAAAACGGACCTGCCTGCCGAACAGCCTCTGATAGCGGGCGACAGTGTCGGTCTGGACGATCTCCAGGGCGAAGCCTATATGGGGTTTGGCGTTGACGAACGGGATGGCGGTGGTTATGTAAAATCGTTTCATTTCTGTTTGATCTCCGAAAAGGCGAACCCGGCGTGGCCCTCCTCGAACTTGACGTATATCCTCTGCTTGAAGATGTCCACCTTGTAGACGGTGCCGTCGCCCTGCGGGGTGCCCACCACCGATCCCACCTTGGGCAGGTGGCTGTAGGATTCCTCGTAGAAGGCGTCCTCGTACATCAGGCAGCACATCAGGCGGCCGCACAGGCCCAGCATCTTGCTGGAGGTCATCGACATGTTCTGCTCCTTGGCCATCTTCAGGGTGACCGGCTCGAAGTTGTTCAGCCAGGCCACGCAGCAGAGCTGGCGGCCGCACTGGCCGTAGCCGCCCACCCGCCGGGCTTCGTCCCGCACCCCTATCTGGCGCATCTCGATCCGGCCCTTGAACATGGTGGCCAGGTCCCGCACCAGGCTCCGGAAGTCCACCCGCTTCTCGGCGGTGAAATAGAATATCAGTTTGCTGCCGTCGAAGCGCGACTCCACGTCCACCAGGCTCATATGCAGGTCGTGCTTGGCCACCAGGTTCTGACAGGCCAGGTAGGCCTCCTCTTCGCGCTTGTGGTTGGCCTGCAGTTTGGCCAGATCCTCTTCGGTGGCCTTGCGCAGTATCTCCCCGGAGCGTTTCATCTTGTCGCGGAACGGAACGTTGTTGCGGACCACCGTCCCGATCTCCTCGGAGCTGTCGTAGGTGACCACCACCAATTCCTGGGGCATCAGGCTCAGCTCCTGGGGGTTGTTATAGTATGTTCCCCGGGCCTGTTTAAAATGAACCTCAATCAGAGGTGATGGCATCTTGCTCTCCTTGCGTTGTATTGCAGGCTGACAGCAGGCACAGCCTGGGGTTTACGTTCCGCTCCAGCGCGATCCTGGCCTTTTCGATGGCCCGGACCATCTCCGAAAGCTTCTGCGGGCCTGTTTTTTTTCCGATGTCCGACAGCTCGGCCTGCCGGTCGGCGTTCAGTATCCTTCCCGTCACTGTTAGATGCACCAGGTCGGCCACCACCGCCGACAGCATCTCCAGGATCCTGGCCGGGCGCCCCCGGTCCCGGGCTATCTGATCGATGGCCTCCACCATCTCCCATTGCTGGCCGTTCACCGCCGCCTTCAGCAGCTTGACGGCCAGGTCCCTTTCGGACAGCAGGTCCTGATCGGTCATCTGCAGGGCCCTTCCCAGGCTGTTGCCGGCCAGCTCGGCCAGCAGGCCGGCGGCCAGGGGGTCCTGTCCGTGATCCTTTATCAGGGATTTGATCACCGCCTCCCGGGGCAGGGGTTCAAACCGCACCTTCTGGCAGCGCGACAGAATGGTTGGCAGCAGGGCATTGGGCCGGTCGGTGGTCAGGATGAAATTGGTGGTGGGCGATGGTTCCTCCAGGATCTTCAAAAAAGCGTTGGCCGCCTCGGTGGTCATGGCCTCGACCCCGGTTATCAGCACCGCTTTGCGCTTTCCCTCGTAGGGCAGAAAACCCAGCCTCTCCTGCAGTTCGCGGATGTCGTCGATGGAGATGGCGATCGGCCGGCTGCCGAAATCGAAAGTCTGAAAAGGGCGGGCCTCCTTATCCTTGAGCATCTCGGCGATCTCCTCGGTCAGTTTCCGCTTGTCGCTGTCCGACGAGGGATGGGGCCGGGGGAACAGGAAATGGAAATCAGGGTGGATATAGGCCGCGGTCTTATGGCAGGAGTTGCACTGCCGGCAGGGCTGGTCGCTCTCGGACCGGCAGTTGAGGGCCAGGATCAGTTCCATGGCGGCCAGCTCCTTGCCCACCCCGTCCGGTCCGTAGAACAGATAGCTCTGGGCCAGCCGGTCCTCGGCCCAGGCCTGGCGCAGTATCTTCTTGGCCACGTTCTGGCCTATGAGATTTTCGAAAAGCATTAATAACCCATGCCGATTTGTAAAACGATATCAGCAACT contains these protein-coding regions:
- the metG gene encoding methionine--tRNA ligase, which encodes MKRFYITTAIPFVNAKPHIGFALEIVQTDTVARYQRLFGRQVRFLTGSDENSLKNVQTAESEGIGTAELVARNAKYFAELKNYLNLSNDDFIRTSSEERHKKGVEKLWQACLASGDIYKKRYQGLYCVGCEQFYTPDELTDGKCPEHDTVPERIEEENYFFRLSRYQQQLERIIESDQYLIIPRTRKNEVLSFIRGGLEDFSVSRSKERAKGWGIPVPGDPAQVVYVWFDALANYINALDYADDGKLFKMFWTDCPERIHVIGKGIIRFHAVYWPAMLLSARVPLPHKLLVHGYITADGQKMSKSLGNVVDPEVIAARYGTDQTRYFLLSEISTTGDGDFSYARMEQRINSDLANDYGNLASRVFKMVESYCQGAMPQSGTMEGPDEELKAQALAQGERIRSQVEQFDLNQAIVSVLDLVKLTNRYVESNAPWKLFKQGNQERINTVLYNAAEALRIASILLSPVMPDKCRELLAKLGVEEKDITLTKASEWGLLKPGQKITAGEPLFPRIEKNNDKKDKKMEEEKKQETVESGQGTAPSTQPGEELIDIDYFKKVKLRTAEIISAEKVPNADKLLRLQVRLGGETRQVLAGIAQWYTPESLVGQQVVIVANLKPAKIRGLESHGMLLAAQDQDGVVILTPQRKTEPGSEVR
- the ricT gene encoding regulatory iron-sulfur-containing complex subunit RicT, encoding MPSPLIEVHFKQARGTYYNNPQELSLMPQELVVVTYDSSEEIGTVVRNNVPFRDKMKRSGEILRKATEEDLAKLQANHKREEEAYLACQNLVAKHDLHMSLVDVESRFDGSKLIFYFTAEKRVDFRSLVRDLATMFKGRIEMRQIGVRDEARRVGGYGQCGRQLCCVAWLNNFEPVTLKMAKEQNMSMTSSKMLGLCGRLMCCLMYEDAFYEESYSHLPKVGSVVGTPQGDGTVYKVDIFKQRIYVKFEEGHAGFAFSEIKQK
- the holB gene encoding DNA polymerase III subunit delta'; amino-acid sequence: MLFENLIGQNVAKKILRQAWAEDRLAQSYLFYGPDGVGKELAAMELILALNCRSESDQPCRQCNSCHKTAAYIHPDFHFLFPRPHPSSDSDKRKLTEEIAEMLKDKEARPFQTFDFGSRPIAISIDDIRELQERLGFLPYEGKRKAVLITGVEAMTTEAANAFLKILEEPSPTTNFILTTDRPNALLPTILSRCQKVRFEPLPREAVIKSLIKDHGQDPLAAGLLAELAGNSLGRALQMTDQDLLSERDLAVKLLKAAVNGQQWEMVEAIDQIARDRGRPARILEMLSAVVADLVHLTVTGRILNADRQAELSDIGKKTGPQKLSEMVRAIEKARIALERNVNPRLCLLSACNTTQGEQDAITSD